A region from the Arthrobacter gengyunqii genome encodes:
- a CDS encoding MFS transporter has protein sequence MVSNTEVHIALPGGPPPRFRKRQVLAWASWDWGSAAFNAIMTTFVFTVYLTSESFGGEDHASAVLGYGIALAGVAVAVLAPVMGQRSDAGGRRRLWLGINTALVCLVTALCFFVFPRPEFLLLGVALIALGNVFSEFAGVNYNAMLSQISTPATVGRVSGFGWGMGYVGGIAALAAVLVGFINPDVGWFGVTSENGLNIRAVAVFAAVWLAVFALPVLFAVPEVPRKARAAGIGFLASYGLLFRRVKAIYKTSPHTIWFLLASAVFRDGLAAVFTFGGIIASGTFGWPISQVIIFAIFGNGVAAVGAIAGGFLDDRNGPKKVIVFSLIGLLISGGIIALFGAEDQSLFGLQWSGDTTFWIFGLLLCLFVGPAQSASRAFLTRLAPEGEEAELFGLYATTGRAVSFLAPTLFAVFITIFGAQRYGILGILLVLLAGLLVLLPVRSPDKTPRAVVPEA, from the coding sequence ATGGTCTCCAACACAGAAGTTCACATCGCGCTGCCCGGCGGGCCGCCTCCGCGTTTCCGGAAACGGCAGGTCCTGGCCTGGGCGTCCTGGGACTGGGGGTCCGCCGCCTTTAACGCCATCATGACCACCTTCGTCTTTACGGTGTACCTGACCTCGGAGAGCTTCGGCGGGGAAGACCATGCTTCCGCCGTCCTGGGGTACGGCATCGCCCTGGCCGGAGTGGCAGTGGCAGTGCTCGCCCCCGTCATGGGACAGCGCTCGGACGCCGGGGGGCGGCGCCGGCTCTGGCTGGGCATCAACACGGCCCTGGTGTGCCTGGTCACCGCCCTGTGCTTCTTCGTCTTTCCCCGGCCGGAGTTCCTGCTGCTCGGCGTTGCGCTGATCGCCTTGGGCAACGTCTTCAGTGAGTTTGCCGGCGTGAACTACAACGCCATGCTGTCCCAGATTTCGACGCCGGCAACGGTGGGACGGGTCAGCGGTTTCGGCTGGGGCATGGGGTATGTGGGCGGGATTGCTGCCTTGGCAGCGGTGCTGGTGGGCTTCATCAACCCCGACGTGGGCTGGTTCGGCGTTACTTCGGAGAACGGCTTGAACATCCGCGCCGTCGCCGTTTTCGCCGCCGTCTGGCTGGCCGTCTTCGCGTTGCCCGTCCTGTTTGCGGTTCCCGAAGTTCCCCGTAAGGCGCGAGCTGCCGGAATTGGTTTCCTGGCGTCCTACGGACTGCTGTTCCGTCGCGTCAAGGCCATCTACAAGACCAGTCCGCACACCATCTGGTTCCTGCTGGCCAGCGCAGTGTTCCGTGACGGCTTGGCCGCGGTGTTCACGTTCGGCGGAATAATTGCATCCGGAACCTTTGGATGGCCCATCTCACAGGTCATCATCTTCGCCATCTTCGGCAACGGGGTGGCAGCCGTCGGTGCCATCGCGGGCGGCTTCCTCGACGACCGCAACGGCCCCAAGAAGGTCATTGTCTTCTCACTGATCGGGCTGCTGATCTCCGGCGGAATCATTGCGCTGTTCGGAGCCGAGGACCAGAGCCTCTTCGGGCTGCAGTGGAGCGGAGACACCACGTTCTGGATATTCGGCCTGCTGCTGTGCCTGTTTGTGGGGCCTGCCCAGTCGGCGTCCCGTGCGTTCCTGACCCGGCTTGCCCCGGAAGGCGAGGAAGCCGAGCTGTTTGGGCTTTATGCCACCACCGGCAGAGCCGTGAGCTTCCTGGCGCCCACGCTCTTCGCCGTCTTCATCACCATTTTCGGCGCCCAGCGGTACGGCATCCTCGGCATCCTGCTGGTGCTGCTGGCGGGCCTGCTGGTGCTGCTGCCGGTGCGATCACCGGACAAGACACCGCGCGCGGTGGTTCCGGAAGCCTGA
- the dcd gene encoding dCTP deaminase, which translates to MLISDRDIRTEIADKRIVLDPYDPGMVQPSSVDVRIDRFFRLFDNHKYAHIDPSLDQPDLTRLVEVDPDEPFILHPGEFVLGSTYETVTLPDDVAARLEGKSSLGRLGLLTHSTAGFIDPGFSGHVTLELSNMATLPIKLWPGSKIGQLCFFRLTSPAEYAYGSGQYGNRYQGQRGPTASRSHLNFHRSQV; encoded by the coding sequence GTGCTGATTTCTGACCGCGACATACGAACCGAAATTGCCGACAAGCGGATCGTCCTCGATCCCTACGATCCCGGAATGGTTCAGCCCTCCAGCGTGGACGTGCGCATTGACCGGTTCTTCCGGCTCTTCGACAACCACAAATACGCGCACATCGACCCGTCCCTGGACCAGCCGGACCTGACCCGCCTGGTGGAGGTCGATCCGGACGAGCCCTTCATCCTGCATCCGGGCGAATTTGTCCTCGGGTCCACCTACGAGACGGTCACCCTGCCCGACGACGTTGCGGCACGGCTGGAAGGCAAGTCCTCGCTGGGCCGTCTGGGGCTGCTGACGCATTCCACTGCCGGTTTCATTGATCCGGGTTTTTCCGGGCACGTCACGCTGGAACTGTCCAACATGGCAACGCTGCCGATCAAACTGTGGCCCGGTTCCAAGATCGGCCAGCTGTGCTTCTTCCGGCTGACCTCCCCGGCGGAATACGCTTACGGTTCAGGACAGTACGGCAACCGTTATCAGGGCCAGCGGGGCCCGACGGCGTCGCGCAGCCACCTGAACTTCCACCGCTCCCAGGTATAA
- the kynA gene encoding tryptophan 2,3-dioxygenase, translating into MSVSRNTRNLEPGIERDFTDKMSYGSYLALDELLAAQHPVSSPEHHDEMLFIIQHQTSELWLKLVLHELRAVRSKLAADDLRAAMKGIARIKHIQRSLTEQWSVLATLTPSEYAEFRGDLGASSGFQSYQYRAVEFLLGNKNAAMVNVFAADPAAQALLTDLLEQTSIYDEFIRYLHRRGYAVPEELLHRDVTQAHVANDALMRVYKHVYENAAEHWDIYEACEELVDLEDNFQLWRFRHLKTVERTIGFKRGTGGSSGASFLQRALELTFFPELYAVRTEIGR; encoded by the coding sequence ATGAGCGTGAGCAGGAACACCCGAAACCTCGAGCCGGGCATCGAACGGGACTTCACCGACAAGATGAGCTACGGCTCCTATTTGGCGCTGGACGAGCTGCTGGCCGCGCAGCATCCGGTGAGCAGCCCGGAGCATCACGACGAGATGCTCTTCATCATCCAGCACCAGACTTCCGAGCTGTGGCTGAAGCTTGTCCTGCATGAACTGCGTGCCGTGCGGTCCAAACTGGCCGCGGATGACCTGCGTGCCGCCATGAAGGGCATAGCCCGGATCAAGCACATCCAGCGCTCGCTGACCGAGCAGTGGTCCGTGCTGGCGACGCTGACGCCGTCGGAATATGCGGAATTCAGGGGTGATCTGGGCGCCTCCAGCGGTTTCCAGTCCTACCAGTACCGGGCCGTGGAGTTCCTGCTGGGCAACAAGAACGCTGCCATGGTGAACGTCTTTGCCGCCGATCCGGCGGCGCAGGCACTGCTTACGGACCTGCTGGAACAGACCAGCATCTACGACGAGTTCATCCGGTACCTGCACCGCCGGGGTTATGCCGTTCCCGAGGAGCTGCTCCACCGCGATGTCACGCAGGCGCATGTGGCCAACGATGCCCTGATGCGTGTTTACAAACACGTTTATGAGAACGCCGCGGAACACTGGGACATCTACGAGGCGTGTGAAGAGCTGGTGGATCTGGAGGACAACTTCCAGCTGTGGCGCTTCCGGCACCTCAAGACAGTGGAGCGCACCATTGGCTTCAAGCGGGGAACAGGCGGATCCTCCGGGGCGTCCTTCCTCCAGCGGGCGCTCGAACTTACCTTTTTCCCCGAGCTTTATGCCGTGCGTACGGAGATCGGGCGCTGA
- a CDS encoding SseB family protein, translated as MTENTENTDNTDSSAAEREGTLPGQAQYQDPEGAAALEEAILAGQEGRISSQELVARICESELLSVGRLLDEKDPASFQALVLKSPEGDSAVAATFTSAGRVPEQIREKAPVMVKAGGEATLRSIGAGYGLAINPGSNLGLELGPEGIAAIVAAYDQAAANQSAAARPNATGSADETGSAPQAQ; from the coding sequence ATGACTGAGAACACAGAGAACACGGACAACACGGACAGCAGCGCCGCGGAACGGGAAGGCACGCTTCCCGGCCAGGCGCAGTACCAGGATCCCGAAGGCGCTGCGGCGCTGGAAGAAGCCATCCTCGCCGGCCAGGAAGGCCGGATCAGCAGCCAGGAGCTGGTGGCCCGAATCTGTGAGTCGGAGCTGCTGAGCGTTGGCCGGCTGCTGGACGAGAAGGACCCCGCCTCCTTCCAGGCCCTGGTGCTGAAGTCTCCGGAAGGGGACTCCGCCGTTGCGGCAACGTTCACCAGCGCCGGGCGGGTACCGGAACAGATCCGTGAAAAGGCACCGGTCATGGTCAAGGCCGGAGGGGAAGCAACACTGCGCAGCATCGGCGCCGGCTACGGGCTCGCGATCAATCCCGGCAGCAACCTCGGGCTCGAGCTTGGACCGGAGGGAATTGCCGCCATTGTGGCCGCCTATGACCAGGCCGCAGCGAATCAATCCGCAGCCGCCCGCCCGAACGCAACCGGCAGTGCAGACGAAACCGGCAGCGCGCCCCAGGCACAGTAG
- a CDS encoding M4 family metallopeptidase codes for MTCSSKTCSIVPPYLLARIADLQDDGFQRAADAARRALAELPPVHSARSRSLQPPFPPRGSALPPSLRREISDAGEREVLPGTLVRSEGGEPTRDEAVDEAYEGLGATHALFRDVYGRDSVDGAGGILAATVHYGRDYDNAFWNGERMVCGDGDGEIFQRFTKSLTVIGHELAHGVVQYTSRFDYEGQSGALNESAADVFGVLVEQKLLHQEAAQATWLVGAGLFTDQVTGDALRSLKAPGTAYDDDVIGRDPQPATMAGYIDTQADNGGVHLNSGIPNHAFYLAATAMGNFAWERAGQIWYDALTEQDLPADCTFSRFAAGTLAAAEKRYGSSSAEYDSVSDAWEAVGVQP; via the coding sequence ATGACCTGTTCAAGCAAGACATGTTCAATCGTTCCCCCCTATCTCCTGGCGCGTATTGCCGATCTCCAGGACGACGGCTTCCAACGGGCCGCCGATGCAGCCCGGCGGGCACTGGCCGAACTGCCGCCGGTCCATTCGGCCCGCTCCCGGTCCCTGCAGCCCCCGTTTCCCCCGCGGGGCAGCGCACTGCCCCCCTCCCTGCGGCGTGAAATTTCCGACGCCGGAGAACGTGAGGTCCTCCCCGGCACCCTCGTGCGGTCGGAGGGAGGGGAGCCGACCCGCGACGAAGCAGTGGACGAGGCATATGAGGGCCTTGGAGCCACCCACGCCCTTTTCCGCGACGTCTACGGCAGGGACTCGGTGGACGGTGCCGGCGGCATTTTGGCGGCCACCGTCCACTACGGGCGCGATTACGACAACGCGTTCTGGAACGGTGAACGCATGGTGTGCGGTGACGGCGACGGCGAGATCTTCCAGCGGTTCACCAAATCGCTGACGGTCATCGGACATGAACTGGCCCACGGCGTTGTCCAGTACACGTCCCGGTTCGACTACGAGGGCCAGTCCGGAGCGCTCAACGAGTCGGCCGCTGACGTTTTCGGTGTCCTGGTCGAGCAGAAGCTCCTGCACCAGGAAGCTGCGCAGGCGACGTGGCTGGTGGGCGCAGGTTTGTTCACCGACCAGGTGACAGGAGACGCACTGCGGTCCCTCAAGGCGCCCGGCACAGCGTACGACGACGACGTAATCGGCCGCGATCCGCAGCCGGCCACCATGGCCGGCTACATTGACACCCAAGCGGACAACGGCGGCGTCCATCTCAATTCCGGCATTCCCAACCATGCGTTTTACCTGGCGGCCACTGCCATGGGGAATTTCGCCTGGGAACGGGCCGGACAGATCTGGTACGACGCCCTCACCGAACAGGATCTGCCAGCGGACTGCACCTTTTCCCGTTTTGCGGCCGGAACACTCGCTGCTGCGGAAAAGCGCTACGGCAGCTCAAGCGCGGAGTACGATTCCGTGTCCGATGCCTGGGAAGCCGTAGGCGTGCAACCGTGA
- a CDS encoding protealysin inhibitor emfourin, with amino-acid sequence MKIVVIRTGGFAGLTRIWSTHVSTEEAEQQWLPLLQEPPPQKPAGSDRFVYEISVGPAAVTLPEHCVQGKWRDLVERARKGGEEAGSDGT; translated from the coding sequence GTGAAGATTGTGGTCATCCGCACCGGCGGATTCGCCGGTCTCACCCGGATTTGGAGCACCCATGTCAGCACCGAAGAGGCCGAGCAGCAGTGGCTGCCGCTGCTGCAGGAACCCCCACCGCAAAAACCCGCCGGATCGGACCGGTTTGTCTACGAAATCAGTGTGGGCCCCGCCGCCGTCACCCTGCCCGAGCACTGCGTCCAGGGCAAATGGCGGGATTTGGTGGAACGCGCGCGGAAGGGCGGGGAAGAAGCCGGCAGCGACGGCACATGA
- a CDS encoding AEC family transporter produces MLGVLTGFTVVWIIILVGYLIGRLGVLGANAQSVLSRLAFFVASPALLLVTLSDADLHTVFSLPLLVAAVSAFLTAGAFLLCTRWWLRRPLPEAVISTMSASLVNGANLGLPIAVYVLGDGAYIAPVLIFQMAVFTPLFLMVMDTATSGRRTSLPRFLGQIVRNPIIIGTLIGLILAATGLTLPVIILEPVTLIGGAAVPAMLLAFGISLVGSRPMPRIGGRRTDVVVATAFKLVLQPLLAFALARYVLGMDGHLLFAVVVTAALPTAQNVFVAASRYDQGVLVAKDTVLLTTVLSLPVLIVTAALLT; encoded by the coding sequence GTGCTGGGGGTACTTACCGGATTCACCGTTGTCTGGATCATCATCCTTGTCGGGTACCTGATCGGCAGGCTCGGGGTCCTGGGAGCAAATGCGCAAAGTGTCCTGAGCCGGCTGGCGTTCTTCGTGGCCTCCCCCGCACTGCTGCTGGTGACGCTGAGTGACGCTGACCTCCACACGGTCTTTTCCCTGCCGCTGCTCGTTGCCGCCGTCAGCGCTTTCCTTACCGCCGGCGCCTTCCTGCTGTGCACCCGCTGGTGGCTGCGCCGCCCGCTCCCGGAGGCGGTCATTTCCACAATGTCCGCGTCCCTGGTCAACGGGGCCAACCTCGGCCTGCCCATCGCCGTATATGTGCTGGGGGACGGCGCCTACATTGCACCGGTGCTCATTTTCCAGATGGCCGTGTTCACCCCGCTCTTCCTCATGGTGATGGACACGGCGACGAGCGGACGGCGCACCTCCCTGCCGCGGTTCCTGGGTCAGATCGTGCGCAACCCCATCATCATCGGCACCCTGATCGGCCTCATCCTGGCCGCCACCGGGCTGACGCTGCCCGTCATCATCCTGGAACCCGTCACCCTCATCGGCGGAGCAGCTGTGCCGGCCATGCTGCTGGCTTTCGGCATCTCACTCGTGGGCTCCCGGCCAATGCCCCGTATCGGCGGACGCCGCACCGACGTCGTCGTGGCCACTGCGTTCAAACTGGTGCTGCAGCCGCTCCTGGCCTTTGCCCTGGCGCGCTATGTCCTGGGCATGGATGGGCACCTGCTGTTCGCCGTCGTCGTCACGGCTGCCCTGCCCACGGCGCAGAACGTCTTCGTCGCGGCCAGCCGCTACGACCAGGGCGTGCTCGTGGCGAAAGACACCGTCCTGTTGACCACCGTCCTTTCACTTCCCGTCCTCATCGTCACTGCCGCGCTTCTGACCTGA
- a CDS encoding extracellular solute-binding protein, giving the protein MDATHYGRPRKRARAAAGLALAVGATLLTGCASEEGPPTLTWYINPDDGGQATIAEICTDQADGAYTIQTSLLPSDAGAQREQLARRLAAGDDTMDIMSLDPPFVPELAEPGYLAPVPEDVAERTTQNVVEGALTGAKWKDEVVAVPFWANTQILWYRKSVAEAAGLDMTQPVTWQQIIDAAASQDKFLGVQGARAESMTVWVNALVESAGGAIVENPDAPAEEIRLGLDSEAGTQAAEIVSVIGKEGLGGPGLPTQTENTSMIQFQGDQGSFMVNYPFVWPATNAAVEAGTLPADLIEDIGWTLYPQVNAGEETAPPLGGINLGVGSESKHQDLSYDAIECIVSPDNQSLYFTSNGNPPANIDAYDAPGVSETFPMAETIRESLELSKPRPQTPYYNEVSTGIQQTWTPPSDVNPETTPATSSEFILAVLKGEKLL; this is encoded by the coding sequence ATGGACGCAACACACTACGGCCGGCCCCGCAAACGGGCCCGTGCAGCTGCGGGGCTTGCCCTCGCCGTCGGAGCCACGCTGCTGACCGGCTGCGCCTCCGAAGAAGGCCCACCAACACTCACCTGGTACATCAACCCGGATGACGGCGGACAGGCAACCATCGCCGAAATCTGCACCGACCAAGCCGACGGGGCTTACACCATCCAGACCTCGCTGCTTCCCAGCGATGCGGGAGCGCAGCGGGAACAGCTGGCCCGCCGCCTGGCGGCCGGTGACGACACCATGGACATCATGAGCCTGGATCCGCCGTTCGTCCCCGAGCTGGCCGAGCCCGGCTACCTTGCACCTGTGCCCGAAGATGTCGCCGAGCGCACCACGCAGAACGTGGTCGAAGGTGCGCTGACCGGCGCCAAGTGGAAGGACGAGGTGGTGGCCGTCCCCTTCTGGGCCAACACGCAGATCCTCTGGTACCGGAAGTCCGTGGCCGAGGCCGCGGGCCTGGACATGACCCAGCCTGTCACCTGGCAGCAGATCATTGACGCAGCCGCCAGCCAGGACAAGTTCCTGGGCGTGCAGGGCGCCCGCGCCGAGTCCATGACAGTGTGGGTCAACGCCCTCGTCGAGTCGGCCGGCGGTGCCATTGTGGAGAATCCCGATGCCCCGGCGGAGGAAATCCGCTTGGGCCTCGATTCCGAGGCTGGAACCCAAGCCGCGGAAATCGTCTCCGTGATCGGCAAGGAAGGCCTCGGCGGCCCCGGACTCCCCACCCAAACCGAAAACACCTCCATGATCCAGTTCCAGGGGGACCAGGGATCGTTCATGGTCAACTACCCCTTCGTCTGGCCTGCCACCAACGCAGCAGTGGAAGCGGGAACGCTGCCCGCGGACCTGATCGAGGACATTGGCTGGACACTGTATCCGCAGGTCAATGCCGGTGAGGAAACCGCGCCCCCGCTGGGAGGCATCAACCTCGGGGTAGGCTCCGAGAGCAAGCACCAGGACCTGTCCTACGACGCGATTGAGTGCATCGTCAGCCCGGACAACCAGTCCCTGTACTTCACATCCAACGGCAACCCTCCGGCCAACATCGATGCCTATGATGCCCCGGGAGTCTCCGAAACCTTCCCGATGGCGGAAACCATCCGCGAGTCGCTGGAGCTTTCCAAGCCCCGGCCGCAAACCCCGTACTACAACGAGGTTTCAACCGGCATCCAGCAGACGTGGACCCCGCCCAGCGACGTGAATCCGGAAACCACTCCGGCGACCAGCTCCGAGTTCATTCTTGCGGTCCTGAAAGGGGAGAAGCTGTTGTGA